A single window of Caldicellulosiruptor bescii DSM 6725 DNA harbors:
- the istB gene encoding IS21-like element ISCbe3 family helper ATPase IstB, which translates to MSNYVKLLNNLEELGLHNIKNNLDKYLDLVASGEKSMTDALYELSNLEIKAKEERAILGCVRVANFPFIKGIEDFDFSFQPSINKQQIMDLMSLRFLEGNENILFVGTPGVGKTHLATAIGIECAKRRYSTYFIHFQELIAQLKKALLENRLEYRLKHFSKYKVLIIDEIGYLPIDNDGANLFFQLISSRYEKSSTIITTNVVFSEWGEIFGGATIANAILDRLLHHSYVIFIKGPSYRLQSKTAYFSNTNQQS; encoded by the coding sequence ATGAGCAACTATGTGAAACTACTTAACAACTTAGAAGAGTTAGGTCTTCACAACATAAAGAATAACCTTGACAAATACTTAGATTTAGTGGCAAGCGGAGAAAAAAGTATGACAGATGCATTATATGAACTTAGTAATTTAGAGATAAAAGCCAAAGAAGAAAGGGCGATATTAGGATGTGTGAGGGTGGCAAATTTCCCATTTATAAAAGGTATAGAAGATTTTGATTTTTCATTTCAGCCAAGTATAAACAAGCAACAGATAATGGACTTAATGAGTTTGAGATTTTTAGAGGGTAATGAAAATATACTATTTGTCGGAACACCAGGGGTAGGGAAAACGCATCTAGCCACAGCAATAGGTATAGAGTGTGCAAAACGAAGGTATTCAACATATTTTATACATTTTCAAGAGTTAATAGCCCAGCTAAAGAAAGCATTATTGGAGAACAGATTAGAGTACAGACTTAAGCATTTTTCGAAATACAAAGTTTTAATAATAGATGAGATAGGTTATTTGCCAATAGACAATGATGGAGCAAATTTATTTTTCCAGCTGATATCGAGCAGATATGAGAAGAGCAGTACAATAATAACAACTAATGTTGTATTCTCAGAATGGGGAGAGATATTTGGTGGAGCGACAATAGCAAATGCAATTTTAGATAGGCTACTGCATCATTCTTACGTGATTTTCATAAAAGGTCCTTCATACAGATTACAGTCAAAAACAGCATATTTTAGCAATACAAACCAGCAAAGTTAA
- a CDS encoding HlyD family efflux transporter periplasmic adaptor subunit, giving the protein MREVIYDFSELKESKLLYELEIPRYGLFITYILLALVIGLVLWSVVGKIDINVKVQGIVRPLEDEAKVVSYVGGKVKEVFVKEGEYVKKGDILFKIDDEEYVKRRDFLKQQLSEYEKRIDDLKELRKSIEKGENLGNKNNAYYLRYLSYSYEINKLKKAAEEARVQREYSIMDFKKQMESLDEKIKNIDKFESTLKEIKEVVSKGEQVKLTKYDIGYLEFILSEIEVYNQQVKTKLDGSNIHNEILILKIDSKLDELRQSKSEIILQKQKIEGQLKLLNISGDDTKEEIEKYKFDVLQQIDNEINNLTSEIKNLKISLEETERLIESCSIKAEKDGYVEYSSEILNGAAVNSGAEIGRIVGSGSRGFRVIGYIPNTKGGSIEIGQRAKVKIAGADGLKVVEGKVVRVSQDIKVASQSGQGFYEVEVEVKKVPKGINLRAGQACEMSIVSKQERLIEWVLDKLGLRL; this is encoded by the coding sequence ATGAGAGAAGTAATATATGATTTTAGTGAACTTAAGGAAAGCAAGCTTTTGTATGAATTAGAGATTCCAAGGTATGGACTTTTTATTACATATATTTTGCTTGCCTTAGTGATAGGACTTGTTTTGTGGAGTGTGGTAGGAAAAATTGATATAAATGTAAAGGTTCAAGGAATAGTAAGACCATTAGAAGATGAAGCAAAGGTTGTAAGTTATGTTGGAGGGAAGGTAAAAGAGGTTTTTGTAAAAGAAGGTGAATATGTAAAGAAAGGTGATATTTTATTTAAGATTGATGATGAGGAGTATGTAAAGAGGAGGGATTTTTTGAAACAGCAACTTAGCGAATATGAGAAAAGGATTGATGATTTGAAAGAATTGAGAAAAAGCATAGAAAAAGGCGAAAATCTTGGGAATAAAAATAATGCATACTATTTGAGGTACTTGAGCTATAGTTATGAGATAAACAAATTAAAAAAAGCAGCAGAAGAAGCAAGAGTACAAAGAGAATACAGTATAATGGATTTTAAAAAGCAGATGGAGAGTTTGGATGAGAAGATTAAAAATATCGATAAATTTGAAAGCACGTTAAAAGAAATAAAGGAAGTTGTAAGTAAAGGTGAGCAAGTTAAGCTAACAAAATACGACATAGGGTATTTGGAATTTATATTAAGTGAAATAGAAGTTTACAATCAGCAGGTGAAGACAAAATTGGATGGTAGTAATATACATAATGAGATTTTAATATTGAAAATAGATTCAAAGCTTGATGAGCTGAGGCAGTCAAAAAGTGAGATAATTTTACAGAAACAGAAAATAGAAGGGCAGCTGAAACTGCTAAACATTTCAGGTGATGATACAAAAGAAGAAATTGAAAAGTATAAGTTTGATGTACTACAGCAGATTGATAATGAGATTAATAATTTAACCAGTGAAATAAAGAATTTAAAAATCAGTTTAGAGGAAACAGAGAGATTGATAGAGAGTTGTAGTATAAAAGCGGAAAAAGATGGATATGTGGAATACAGTAGCGAAATACTCAATGGTGCAGCAGTAAATAGCGGAGCTGAGATTGGCAGGATAGTTGGCAGTGGGTCAAGAGGATTTAGGGTTATTGGATACATACCAAACACAAAAGGTGGTAGCATAGAAATAGGGCAAAGAGCAAAGGTAAAGATAGCAGGAGCAGATGGGTTGAAAGTAGTGGAAGGAAAGGTTGTAAGGGTATCGCAGGATATAAAGGTAGCAAGCCAGAGTGGGCAAGGGTTTTATGAGGTTGAGGTAGAAGTAAAGAAAGTTCCAAAAGGTATTAATTTGAGGGCAGGGCAAGCATGTGAGATGAGCATAGTGTCTAAGCAGGAGCGGTTGATTGAATGGGTATTAGATAAGTTGGGATTGAGGTTATGA
- a CDS encoding CPBP family intramembrane glutamic endopeptidase, with amino-acid sequence MFIYGVCYSLAMLSFYTFLGIDKINVERGEISLEIAKFIYSNKLMGFLSICIIAPIIEEILFRGLIFRSLLKTNSLIMSVIISSAIFAFFHLNFKQGIIAFGLGLLSSVMYFYYGSIFYPIAIHMGHNSTVLLIAILIGTNFSNFFSLLMFFISLSLTVINTIIISCVKKRNLSTF; translated from the coding sequence ATGTTTATATATGGCGTGTGCTATTCATTAGCAATGTTATCGTTTTATACTTTCTTAGGTATAGACAAAATTAATGTAGAGCGAGGGGAGATTAGCCTTGAGATTGCAAAATTTATCTATAGTAATAAATTAATGGGATTTTTGTCTATTTGCATAATAGCACCCATTATAGAAGAAATATTGTTTAGAGGTCTTATTTTTCGAAGTTTATTAAAAACAAATAGCTTAATTATGTCAGTTATTATAAGTTCAGCAATATTTGCTTTCTTCCATTTAAATTTTAAACAGGGAATTATTGCTTTTGGATTAGGATTGTTATCATCTGTAATGTATTTTTACTATGGTTCTATATTTTATCCCATAGCAATTCATATGGGACATAATTCTACTGTTTTATTAATTGCAATTTTGATTGGGACTAATTTTAGTAATTTTTTTAGCTTATTGATGTTTTTTATTTCATTGAGTTTAACTGTTATAAACACGATAATTATAAGTTGTGTAAAGAAAAGAAACTTAAGTACATTCTAA
- the istA gene encoding IS21-like element ISCbe3 family transposase, with protein MQNLTAHLNMIRAMKMKPNFSELARIYGMDRRTVKKYYEGYEGKPKNRNKPSKLDKYYDEIKSKLAIKGVTVKGVYEYLKSKDETIGTYSNFNKYVKKKGLKPEKKIKGHPRFETDPGEQAQVDWKENIKLVSRNGEEFIINVLDFKLGYSRYCCFEINRTKTQEELIETLIRIFKDIGGVPREILFDNTAAVVDITGEKIKVNSRFKSFAKDFGFEVKLCKPRHSYTKGKVEAANKFIDWILPYQGEFETEEDLVRIIKEINAKVNMQPNQTTQVPPALLFQKEKEYLQPLPDKRLIDSYLNSYKSVKVQKDSLIYYKGSKYSVPPEYIGKTVQVKEVENKIYIYYNTNLLRIHVIDEKNINYHDEDYKQLMLMRVGQREELNKICEENLKKFDNLLKT; from the coding sequence ATGCAGAACTTAACAGCACATTTAAACATGATAAGGGCGATGAAAATGAAACCTAACTTTTCAGAACTTGCAAGAATATATGGGATGGATAGAAGAACAGTTAAAAAATATTATGAGGGTTATGAAGGAAAACCTAAGAATAGAAATAAACCAAGTAAATTGGACAAATACTATGATGAGATAAAATCAAAGCTTGCTATCAAAGGAGTTACAGTCAAGGGTGTTTATGAGTATTTAAAATCAAAAGATGAGACAATAGGAACATATTCAAACTTCAATAAGTATGTTAAGAAAAAAGGATTAAAGCCAGAGAAGAAAATAAAAGGTCACCCAAGATTTGAGACAGATCCAGGTGAGCAAGCGCAAGTTGATTGGAAAGAGAATATAAAGCTTGTCTCAAGAAATGGAGAGGAGTTTATCATTAATGTTCTTGATTTTAAATTAGGTTATTCAAGGTATTGCTGCTTTGAGATAAACAGGACAAAAACTCAAGAAGAATTAATAGAAACTCTAATAAGAATATTCAAAGATATAGGCGGAGTACCGAGAGAGATTTTATTTGACAATACAGCAGCAGTTGTTGATATAACAGGTGAGAAAATTAAAGTAAATTCAAGATTTAAAAGTTTTGCAAAAGACTTTGGGTTTGAAGTAAAACTGTGCAAACCAAGACATTCGTACACAAAAGGAAAAGTTGAAGCAGCAAACAAGTTTATAGATTGGATACTGCCATATCAGGGTGAATTTGAAACAGAAGAGGACTTAGTAAGGATAATAAAAGAGATAAACGCAAAGGTCAATATGCAGCCAAATCAAACAACTCAAGTTCCACCTGCTCTTCTGTTTCAAAAAGAAAAAGAGTATTTACAACCCTTGCCAGACAAAAGGTTAATAGACAGTTACCTAAATTCCTACAAGTCAGTTAAAGTCCAAAAGGACTCTCTGATTTACTACAAGGGAAGTAAATACTCTGTTCCACCCGAATACATAGGAAAGACAGTCCAAGTAAAGGAGGTGGAAAACAAAATTTATATTTATTATAACACAAACCTGTTAAGGATACATGTTATTGATGAAAAAAATATCAATTATCACGATGAAGATTACAAGCAGCTAATGCTAATGAGAGTTGGTCAAAGAGAAGAGCTTAACAAGATATGTGAGGAAAACCTAAAGAAATTTGATAATCTGTTGAAAACCTAA